The following DNA comes from Rhodanobacter sp. AS-Z3.
TGTGCTGGCGATTGCAGCCAGCCTGCTGGCCGGCGTGTTGCCGGCATTGCGAGCCAGTCGCGTGGCACCGGGGCTGCAACTCAAGACGCTTTAGCGCGCGATCACCGCGCAAGCAACCGGCGCTCCATGGCCGGAATCATCACTGGAACGGTTTCCTACAGGTAGTGACCTCATGCAGATCCAACCCATACTCGCTGCCCTGCGCAAGCATCGTCTATCGACGATTCTGATCGCGCTGGAAATTGCCTTGGCGTGTGCGGTGCTGTGCAACGCCTGTTTCATGATTACCCAGCGCATCAGCGCGATGCATGTTGACAGTGGCGTGGATGAAGCCGCGCTGGCGACGGTGCAACTGACCGGCTATGAACCGGCCCAGGCCGGCGACGTGGATGCACGGGTGCTGGCTGCCATGCGCGCGGTTCCCGGTGTGCAGTCGGCGTCGCTGCTGAACTCGATACCGTTCGGCAGTCGCCGTGGTACGGCAGGTCTCACCACCGATGCGGCTGGCCAGCATTTCGGCGGCGTGGTCGAGTTCTATGTGGGTGGTCCGGGCAGTCTGCATGCGCTTGGGGCCCAAGTGGTCGCGGGCCGTGCATCGCAGCCGGATGACTTTCAGCCGTTCACCGGATTCATGCCCGATGGTGGCTCCGTGCAAATCACCCAGTCGCTGGCCGAACACCTGTGGCCCGGTGTCGATCCGCTGGGCAAGGAATTCTGGGTGCTGAAGTCGCACTTCCGCGTCGTCGGTGTGCTGAAAAATCTGGTGCGGCCTGATCCGCTGGGCTGGGCGCCGCAAGAGCGCCAGTGGTCGGTGTTCGTGCCGGCGCAACCTGGTCCGTACCTCACCGGAAGCTATTTGTTGCGGGCGAATCCCGCCGACCTGCCGCGGGTGATGCGTGATGTTCTCGCGGCCGTTGCCAAAGCCGTGCCGAACGTGGTGATTGATCGGGAAAACAGCCATGCGCTGACCGAACTGCGCCACGACGTATTCAAGCCCGATCGCGCGATGACCGGCATGCTGATCGGCGTGATCGTGGCCTTGTTGCTGGTCACTGCGCTGGGCATCGTCGGTCTCGCCAGTTTCTGGGTGCAGCAGCGGCAGCGACAGATCGGTATTCGCCGCGCCATCGGCGCCACCCGCGGCGACATTCTGCGCTACTTCCAGACCGAGAATTTTCTGATCGTCAGTGGCGGCATCGCGCTGGGCATGCTGCTGGCGTATGGACTCAATCTGGTCCTGATGCAGCACTACGAATTGCCGCGCTTGCCGGCGTATTACCTGCCCATCGGCGCGCTGGTGCTGTGGGCGCTGGGGCAGTTGGCAGTGCTCGGACCGGCGCTGCGCGCCGCGGCGGTGCCGCCGGTGGTGGCGACAAGATCGGTGTAGTGCAAATGCGGTTGTCGGAGTTTGCAGCGTTGTGGATTTGACGAGGGAGAAGGGAATGTGGGGTTACAACATGGAACTGGCGTGGCGCGGTTTGCGGCATTTTCCGCGGATCACGTTGTTGAATGTGTTGGCGTTGGCCTTGGGTCTTGGCGCCACGGTAACGGCGCAAACCGTGACGCGGCTGTTGTCGGGTGATCCACTGCCCAATCGCAGTGGTTCGTTGTACGCCGTGCAAATGGATGCGCGCAGCAAGGCAGACATCAAGGAGTCCAGCTCGTCCCGGCTCCCCGACCTGTTGCCATGGCTGGACGTGCAACAGTTGCAGCACGTGCGGCCGGCAACCCCGCAGACGGCGGTGATCAATACCGACTTTCTGACCGTCAGCGGTACCGTGGGTGGAGCGGTGAAGGAAGTGAAGAATGTTTCCGGTCTGCAGGTGCAGAGTGCGTTCTTCGACATGTTTGCTGTGCCCTTGCTGCAGGGGCGCGCCTGGAGCACCCGTGATGATGAAGCGGCGTTACCGGTTGCGGTGATCTCCAGTGAGTTGAGTCACCGCCTGTTCGGCGACGCCTCGGCGCTGGGGCAGTCCGTGCAGATCGGCGGCAAGTTGTTCCGCGTGGTGGCCGTCAGCGGCGTGTGGAAGCCGTACCCGCATTTTTATGGACTGGGCATGTGCGTTTACGCATGCCCGGCCGAAGAGGTTTTCATTCCAGTCGCGGCGGCGCGGGAGCAGGGCGTGCGACTGGCCAGCTTCTCGACCTGTGGCACCCAGTCGATCACCAAGCCCGATGCCGCGATATGTCCGTATCTTGGTTTTTGGGTTCAATTGTCCACGGCGGAACAGCGCGCCGATTATCGGCAGATGCTCACGCGTTATGCCGATACGCAACATGCCGCGGGTCGGTTCGCGAACGGCGGCGCATCGGCGGTGGGTCTGCAGGATGTTCATGTCTTTCTTGATGCACATCATCTAGTGCCGGTGAGCGCGCGCTTCGGCGTCTGGTTGTCGTTGTCATTCCTGCTGGTGTGTCTGGCCAATGTCGCCGGCCTGTTGCTGACCCGTTTCCTGCGCAGTTCGGTGGAGTTGGGTATTCGGCGTGCGCTGGGCGCATCGCGTCGCGCGATCTTTTCGCAGTGTCTGCTGGAAGCGGGCTTGATTGGCGTCAGCGGAGGCGTGCTGGCGTTGCCGCTGGTCGGGCTGGGTTTGTATCTGGTGCGCCTGCAGCCGGTCGCTTACGCCAGTGTCATCCGACTGGACTGGTCGGTGGCGTTGACGCTGTTGCTGCTTTCGCTGGTGGCCAGCCTGGCCATTGGCACGGTACCGGCGTGGCGTGCCTCGGTGGTGGAACCGGGCCTGCAAGTGAAGGAGAACTGAGATGAGCTTGCGTCATATCGCCTCGGCCTTGCGCTTCAGTCGGCTCACCGCTTTCTTCCTGATTCTGCAGACGGCGCTGGCCTGCGCGATTGTCTGCAATGCCTTGTTCTTCATCGCGCAGCAGGCGGCACCGATGCTGGCTGCCACGGGCGTGGTTGCCGACCAGGTGTTGTATGTCGACCAGATTGCCTTCCCGAGCACGCTCGATCAGGCGACCGGCAGTGTCAGTGGTGGCGCCAACCTGGCTGACCTTCGCGCGTTGCAGGCGCATGTTCGTGCCATGCCTGGCGTGCAGTCCGTCGCGCTGGATCTGGGTATGCCTTATACCAGTGGCTTCAACGCCGAGGGCAACTGGCTGGATGAAAAAGGCAACACATCCGCAGCAGCCACGCTGTACATGGGTGACCATCTTGTGGATGCGCTGGGTCTGCAGCTGATCGAAGGGCGCGACTTCCTGCCTGAGGAAATTCAGCCCACGCATGGCATGGAAATGGATGCCTCGGTGGCCATCATTACGGCCGATGTCGCACAGCAACTTTTCCCCGCCGGTCATGCGCTAGGCCAGCGCATCGTGATGGGCAAGGACGCGGATGCCTTGCGGCCGGTAGTCATCGGTGTGGTGAAGTATCTTGCGGCACGTCAGCCCACGGACACCGAGCACGCCAATGCCACCGTGATCATGCCGATCATTCCCGGCGACGGATTTTTCATGGCCAACGCGGTGGTGCGCGCCAAGCCGGGTCAGACGGATGCCGTGGCGCGAGCGTTGCCGGCGCAGCTACGTGAGGATCTGCATTTGTCGCCAACCGCTGAACCACGCGTGCGCCGTTTCGAAACGTTGCGCGATGACTATTTCAGCGCCAACCGGAACATGATCCTGTTGCTGCTGGGCGTGACCCTTGCGGTGGTCGCCATCACCGTCATCGGCATCATGGGTCTGACCGGCTTCTGGGTGCAGCGGCGTCGTCGCCAGATTGGTATTCGGCGCGCATTGGGTGCCACCCGTGGCGACATCCTGCGCCAGTTCCTGCTGGAAAATTTTCTGGTCGTCAGCGTCGGCATTGTGTTCGGCATGCTCGCCGCTTATGCCGGAAATTTGTGGTTGATGACGCATCTGGAAATGGCCCGGTTGCCGCTGTTCTGGTTGCCCGTAGGCGCGCTGGTGCTGTGGGCGCTCGGACAACTGGCCGTGCTGTCGCCGGCGCTGCGGGCGGCAGCGGTGCCGCCGGTGGTAGCGACGAGGAGCGTGTGATGGGCACATCCGTTGATCATTCGCGCGCAGGGCGGGCACTGCCCGCCATGTTGGCGTGGGGTGATCGGGTACGCCGTCGGCGGACAGTGCTCGTACTACGTGTCACCGGTGCATTGCGACCCACTTTCGCTTCCGCAGGAGACTCATGATGCTCGGCTACTATTTTCATCTGGCACTACGCAGCCTCAAGCGCAACAAGCTGCTCACGGCGCTGATGGTGCTGGCGATCGGGCTGGGCATCGGTGCGAGCATGACGATGATTACCGTGCTGCATGTGATGACCAGCGATCCGCTGCCGGCTCGCAGCGCACAGCTGTTCACGCCACATCTCGATCCGTTGCCACTGGACTACAAGCAGCACGGTGATAGTCCTGATGCCAGCGACAACCTGACCTGGCGTGACGCCATGGCCTTGCTGAAGGCGCATCGTGGCGTGCGGCAGGCGGCAATGGCGGGTGGCTCGCTGCTGGTGCATCCGGCACAGACAGGGTTGCAACCTTTCTACGTGGATGGTCGCTTTGCCACCGCGGATATCTTCGCGATGTTCGGTGTGCCGTTCGAACGCGGGCAGGGCTGGTCCGCGGCAGACGATGCGGCACGTGCGCGCGTGGTGGTGTTGAGCGAAACCCTCAACAGGAAATTGTTCGGCAATGCCGACAGCATCGGTCAGAGGGTACGGCTGGGCGACGGCGATTATCGAGTGGTCGGCGTGACCACCGATTGGCGCCCGCAACCGATGTTCTATGGCGACATGTCGGCGCAGCAGTTCGCTGATCCCGATCAGTACTTCCTGCCGCTCTCCGTGGCGGTCGACCTGAAGCTGGATATCAATGGCAATCGTTCAAGCTGGGTCAAGGCGGTGGACCACGGCATGCTGACCAGCGACGGCATGTCGTGGCTGCAGTTCTGGGTACAACTGGATGGCAGCCAACAGGTGGCTGACTATCGCCGTTTCCTGCTCGACTATTCGGCCGAACAAAAAGCGCTGGGCCGGTTCCAGCGCCCGCCGACCAACGCGAAGCTCTACAGCTTGATGGGTTGGCTTAGCCACGAGAATCTGGTGCCCAACGACGTGCGCCTGCAAATGTGGCTGGCGCTGGGCTTCTTGTTTGTCTGCATGACCAACATCGTCGCCTTGCTACTGGCCAAGTTCCTGCGTCGTAGCGGTGAAATCAGCGTGCGCCGCGCGCTGGGTGCGCGGCGGCGCGATGTGTTTTTACAACTGGGCGTGGAGTCCGCGTTGATCGGGGTGGCCGGCGGCTTGCTGGGTTTGCTGATTGCGCAGTTGGGCTTGTGGAGCATCCGGCGTCGCCCCGACGACTATGCCCATCTGGCACAAATGGACGTTTCAATGCTGCTGGGCACGATCGCGCTGGCGATGGGTGTCAGCGTGGCCGCCGGCTTGTTGCCGGCGTGGCGCGCCTGCCGCGTGGCACCCGCCCTGCAACTGAAAACCCTGTGACGATGAGGATTGCCGCGATGAACCTGCGTCCCATACTTTCCAGCTTGCGCCAACATAAGCTCACCGCCTTCCTGCTGACCATGCAGGTGGCCTTTACCTGCGCCATCGTCTGCAACGTGGTGTTCATGATTGCCGGTCGCATGCAGCGCATCAGCGTGCCTACCGGCATGGCCGAAAACGAGTTGTCGGTGATCGCCAGCACGGGCATCGAAAAGGGAGCAAATCCTCAGGCTCTGCATGCCGCCGATCTGGCAACGCTGCGCGGAGTTCCTGGTGTGCAATCGGTGGTGGCAGTCAGCTATTCGCTGCCACTGAACCAGAACGAGGGGTCCCGCGGCCTCTGTCCGAGCAAGGAAGCGATGGATCGTGCGATGCAGCGGAACTCGATCGAAGGCAGCGGTTGCATGGAACCTGCCGTATACGACGGTACACCCGGCCTGATCAAGACGTTGGGCCTGCACTTGGTGGCGGGTCGTGATTTCCAGCCGGAGGAATACGTGAGCGAGGGCAAACCCGCCGTCGCCATCGTTACCCGCGCGCTGGCGCAGCATCTGTACCCGGGCAAGCAGGCGCTGGGGCAAAGCATGTACGACGGCGACAATTACATCCGCATCGTGGGCATCGTCGACACGCTGCTGCGGCCGAACCTGCGTGCGCCGGGCGTCGACGGCGACAGCATGATCTGGCCACAGCGTCCGGCTCATTTGAGTGTGCGCTACGTGATGCGCAGTGCCCCGCAGGATCGCGCCCGCGTGCTGCAGGCCGCTTCGGCTGCCTTGCTGAAGCTCAACCCGAATCGGTTGATCAATCCGAAGCGCATGCAGACTTACCACGAGATCCGCGCCGAATACTTCCAGCGTGACACCACCATGATTGGCCTGTTGATCGCCTCGGCACTGGGCCTGCTGTTCGTCACCGCGCTGGGGATCACCGGGCTGGCCAATTTCTGGGTGCAACAACGCACCCGCAGCATCGGCATTCGCCGTGCGATTGGTGCCACTCGCGGCGACATCCTGCGTTACTTCCAGACCGAGAATTTCCTGATCGTCAGCGGCGGCATCGTGCTGGGCATGTTGCTGGCCTTTCTGCTGAACGCGGTGCTGATGCAGCACTACGAGTTGCCGCGGCTGCCATGGTTCTATTTGCCAATTGGCGCGCTGGTGCTGTGGGCACTGGGCCAGCTGGCGGTGCTGGGTCCGGCATTGCATGCTGCGGCGGTACCACCCGTGGTGGCGACACGCTCCATCTGAGCGCCATGCACTCTGGCACGTGAGGAGGCGACTCATGCCAGTCACAATCGCTGCGTTCGTGCCCGCTTTGTTCACCACTCAAGGATGCCGTTTGATGAAAATTTTACCGATGCTGATTTGCGCGACCCTGCTGGGTTCGGTGACCCAGATCGCCCCGTTGCAGGCGATGCCGGCGGCGCAGGCGATTGCCAAGGGTGATGTGGGTAGCCGGGTGCAGGCGCTCAACGCCTTGCTGGCCGAGCAGTGGCAGTACAACCTGAAGAACAGCCCTGAATTCGCCACCATGCTGGGCGACCTGCGTTACAACGACCGCTGGAGCGATGCGTCATTGGCTCGCGTGCCGATTGAGCGCGAGGCGACGGAGGACTTCCTCAAGCGTTTCGAAGCGATCGATACCACCGGCTTCGCGGACAGCGACAAGCTCAATCAGCAACTGATGGTGCGTCAGCTGAAAGACCAGCTTCGCGGCGATGAACTCAAACTCTACGAGATGCCGCTGGATCAGATGAGCGGCGTCCATCTCGGACTGGCCGGCTTTGTCAGCTCGATCCCCTTCAACAACACCAAGGAATACGACGACTACCTGACCCGCCTGAAGGCGGTGCCAAAGTTGTTCGATCAAGTGACCGAGGTGGCGCGCCAGGGCCTGCGCGACAAGATGATGCCGCCGAAGTATCTGCTCGAAAAAGTCGCGGTGCAGATCGACAGCATCGAGAAGCCAGCCGGCATGGATAGCGTGTTCGCCGAACCGTTGAAGCATTTCCCGAAGTCCGTCTCGGCCGCTGATCAGAAACGCCTGCACGACGCGATTCTTGCAGCCATCGATAACGATGTGCGCCCGGCATACGTGAAGCTTGGCAAGTTCGTGACCAACGACTATGCGCCGCACGGGCGCAGCGAGCCGGGTGTGTGGAACCTGCCCAACGGCGAGGCGATTTATCGCTATGACGTCGAACAGATGACTACAACGAAGGAGACGCCGCAGCAGATCCACGACATTGGCCTGGCCGAGGTCAAGCGCATCGAAGGGGAGATGACGAAGATCGCGCAGGCGCGGGGTTTCAAGGATCTGGCCAGTTTCCGCGCGTCACTGAAGACCAACCCGAAAACCCATGCCAGCTCGCGTGAGGACATCCTCAATCGCTATCGCGGCTATATCGCTGGGATGCAGCCGGAATTGCCGAAGCTGTTTGGCTTGCTGCCGAAAACCAAGGTCGTGGTGATGCCGGTGGAGAAGTTCCGCGAGAAGGAAGCGGCGGCCGCCGAATACCATCCGGGTACGCCCGATGGCTCGCGACCGGGACAAATCTTCGTCAACACCGGCGACTTCGCCAACCGCAGCGTGTTGAGCATCGAATCCACGGCATATCACGAAGGCATTCCGGGTCATCACCTGCAGCTGTCGATTGCGCAGACCTTGCCGAAGCTGCCGCCGTTCCGTCAGCAAGCCGGCTACACCGCGTACATCGAAGGCTGGGCGCTGTATGCCGAGCAACTGGGCAAGGAGGTTGGTTTCTACAAGGATCAGCTGTCCGACTACGGTCGCCTGTCCGACGAGCTTTTGCGTGCGGACCGACTGGTGCTGGATACCGGCGTGCACTACAAGCACTGGACGCGGCAGCAGATGGTCGATTATTTCCACGCCCATTCCAGTCAGGACGAACCGGACGTGCAGGCTGAAACGGATCGCTACGTCACCTGGCCGGGCCAGGCACTGGCGTACAAGACCGGTGAGTTGAAGATACTCGAATTGCGCGCGCGCGCGGAAAAGGCACTGGGTGCGCAGTTCGACATTCGCGCCTTCCACGACGAGATTCTCAGCGGAGGTGCCTTGCCGCTGGACGTGCTGGAAACTCGCGTAGACAACTGGATTGCTGCAGTGAAGGCGGGCACGGCGCCGGCACATCCGGTCGCGATCTGAAAGCGGTTGCCGCCCTGGTCCGTCGGGGCGGCAACGTTGAGCAGGCGTCATGCCTGCTTGAATAGTTCGATAGTCATGGCAACCTTTATCGCTGGAGCGGCATCCATGTCCGCATGTGCAGAAAAAAGATGACCCGTACGGTTCTGATCATCGACGACAACCCCGCCGTAGGCGAGGCGCTTTCGTTGGCGTTGTCGCTGCATGAGATCCACGCGCTGGTGGCGATGACCCCCGAAGAAGGGCTCGCGACGCTGCAGCGCGAAGCGGTCGACGTGGTGATTCAGGACATGAATTTCACTGCCGACACCACCTCGGGCGAGGAAGGTGTGGCGCTGTTCCGCGCGATCCGCGAGCAGCATTCCGATTTGCCGGTGATTCTGCTGACCGCGTGGACGCATCTGGAAACCGCGGTGGGGCTGGTCAAGGCCGGTGCTGCGGACTACCTGGCCAAGCCGTGGGACGACAACAAGCTGCTGGCTACGGTGGAGAACCTTCTGGAGTTGTCCGAGTCCACCCGCGAGGTCACCCGCAGCCGGCGCGAACGCCGCTTGCGGCGTGAGACCCTGCAGAAAAAATACGACCTGGACAGTCTGGTGTTCGCCTCCGAGGCGATGGCCCGCACGCTGGATCTGGCTTGCCAGATCGCCCGTTCCGAGGTGTCGGTGCTGATCACCGGTCCCAATGGCACCGGCAAGGAGCGCATCGCGGCGATCATGCATGCGAATTCGGCGGTGAAGCGCGGTCCGTTCGTGGCGGTGAATTGCGGTGCGTTGCCGGGGGAATTGATCGAGGCCGAGTTGTTCGGCGCCGAAGCGGGCGCATATACCGGCGCCAACAAGGCGCGCGAAGGTCGCTTCGAGCTGGCCGATGGCGGCACCTTGTTCCTCGACGAGATCGGCAACCTGCCGTTGCCCGGCCAGATGAAGCTGCTGCGCGTGCTGGAGACCGGCCAGTTTGAACGGCTCGGTTCCGGCAAGACACGCCATGCCAAGGTGCGTGTGCTGTCGGCAACCAACGCTGATCTCAAGGCGATGATTCAGGCGGGCACGTTCCGCGAGGATTTGTACTACCGGCTCAACGTGATTGAAGTGAACCTGCCGGCATTGGCCGAACGCAACGACGACATCCTGCCCTTGGCTGATTTCTTTCTGGCGGGGCGCGCGGAACTCGGCGACGCGGCGCGCGAGGCCCTGCTCGGGTATCC
Coding sequences within:
- a CDS encoding FtsX-like permease family protein: MQIQPILAALRKHRLSTILIALEIALACAVLCNACFMITQRISAMHVDSGVDEAALATVQLTGYEPAQAGDVDARVLAAMRAVPGVQSASLLNSIPFGSRRGTAGLTTDAAGQHFGGVVEFYVGGPGSLHALGAQVVAGRASQPDDFQPFTGFMPDGGSVQITQSLAEHLWPGVDPLGKEFWVLKSHFRVVGVLKNLVRPDPLGWAPQERQWSVFVPAQPGPYLTGSYLLRANPADLPRVMRDVLAAVAKAVPNVVIDRENSHALTELRHDVFKPDRAMTGMLIGVIVALLLVTALGIVGLASFWVQQRQRQIGIRRAIGATRGDILRYFQTENFLIVSGGIALGMLLAYGLNLVLMQHYELPRLPAYYLPIGALVLWALGQLAVLGPALRAAAVPPVVATRSV
- a CDS encoding ABC transporter permease; translation: MWGYNMELAWRGLRHFPRITLLNVLALALGLGATVTAQTVTRLLSGDPLPNRSGSLYAVQMDARSKADIKESSSSRLPDLLPWLDVQQLQHVRPATPQTAVINTDFLTVSGTVGGAVKEVKNVSGLQVQSAFFDMFAVPLLQGRAWSTRDDEAALPVAVISSELSHRLFGDASALGQSVQIGGKLFRVVAVSGVWKPYPHFYGLGMCVYACPAEEVFIPVAAAREQGVRLASFSTCGTQSITKPDAAICPYLGFWVQLSTAEQRADYRQMLTRYADTQHAAGRFANGGASAVGLQDVHVFLDAHHLVPVSARFGVWLSLSFLLVCLANVAGLLLTRFLRSSVELGIRRALGASRRAIFSQCLLEAGLIGVSGGVLALPLVGLGLYLVRLQPVAYASVIRLDWSVALTLLLLSLVASLAIGTVPAWRASVVEPGLQVKEN
- a CDS encoding FtsX-like permease family protein, whose amino-acid sequence is MSLRHIASALRFSRLTAFFLILQTALACAIVCNALFFIAQQAAPMLAATGVVADQVLYVDQIAFPSTLDQATGSVSGGANLADLRALQAHVRAMPGVQSVALDLGMPYTSGFNAEGNWLDEKGNTSAAATLYMGDHLVDALGLQLIEGRDFLPEEIQPTHGMEMDASVAIITADVAQQLFPAGHALGQRIVMGKDADALRPVVIGVVKYLAARQPTDTEHANATVIMPIIPGDGFFMANAVVRAKPGQTDAVARALPAQLREDLHLSPTAEPRVRRFETLRDDYFSANRNMILLLLGVTLAVVAITVIGIMGLTGFWVQRRRRQIGIRRALGATRGDILRQFLLENFLVVSVGIVFGMLAAYAGNLWLMTHLEMARLPLFWLPVGALVLWALGQLAVLSPALRAAAVPPVVATRSV
- a CDS encoding ABC transporter permease, which produces MLGYYFHLALRSLKRNKLLTALMVLAIGLGIGASMTMITVLHVMTSDPLPARSAQLFTPHLDPLPLDYKQHGDSPDASDNLTWRDAMALLKAHRGVRQAAMAGGSLLVHPAQTGLQPFYVDGRFATADIFAMFGVPFERGQGWSAADDAARARVVVLSETLNRKLFGNADSIGQRVRLGDGDYRVVGVTTDWRPQPMFYGDMSAQQFADPDQYFLPLSVAVDLKLDINGNRSSWVKAVDHGMLTSDGMSWLQFWVQLDGSQQVADYRRFLLDYSAEQKALGRFQRPPTNAKLYSLMGWLSHENLVPNDVRLQMWLALGFLFVCMTNIVALLLAKFLRRSGEISVRRALGARRRDVFLQLGVESALIGVAGGLLGLLIAQLGLWSIRRRPDDYAHLAQMDVSMLLGTIALAMGVSVAAGLLPAWRACRVAPALQLKTL
- a CDS encoding FtsX-like permease family protein gives rise to the protein MNLRPILSSLRQHKLTAFLLTMQVAFTCAIVCNVVFMIAGRMQRISVPTGMAENELSVIASTGIEKGANPQALHAADLATLRGVPGVQSVVAVSYSLPLNQNEGSRGLCPSKEAMDRAMQRNSIEGSGCMEPAVYDGTPGLIKTLGLHLVAGRDFQPEEYVSEGKPAVAIVTRALAQHLYPGKQALGQSMYDGDNYIRIVGIVDTLLRPNLRAPGVDGDSMIWPQRPAHLSVRYVMRSAPQDRARVLQAASAALLKLNPNRLINPKRMQTYHEIRAEYFQRDTTMIGLLIASALGLLFVTALGITGLANFWVQQRTRSIGIRRAIGATRGDILRYFQTENFLIVSGGIVLGMLLAFLLNAVLMQHYELPRLPWFYLPIGALVLWALGQLAVLGPALHAAAVPPVVATRSI
- a CDS encoding DUF885 family protein; translation: MKILPMLICATLLGSVTQIAPLQAMPAAQAIAKGDVGSRVQALNALLAEQWQYNLKNSPEFATMLGDLRYNDRWSDASLARVPIEREATEDFLKRFEAIDTTGFADSDKLNQQLMVRQLKDQLRGDELKLYEMPLDQMSGVHLGLAGFVSSIPFNNTKEYDDYLTRLKAVPKLFDQVTEVARQGLRDKMMPPKYLLEKVAVQIDSIEKPAGMDSVFAEPLKHFPKSVSAADQKRLHDAILAAIDNDVRPAYVKLGKFVTNDYAPHGRSEPGVWNLPNGEAIYRYDVEQMTTTKETPQQIHDIGLAEVKRIEGEMTKIAQARGFKDLASFRASLKTNPKTHASSREDILNRYRGYIAGMQPELPKLFGLLPKTKVVVMPVEKFREKEAAAAEYHPGTPDGSRPGQIFVNTGDFANRSVLSIESTAYHEGIPGHHLQLSIAQTLPKLPPFRQQAGYTAYIEGWALYAEQLGKEVGFYKDQLSDYGRLSDELLRADRLVLDTGVHYKHWTRQQMVDYFHAHSSQDEPDVQAETDRYVTWPGQALAYKTGELKILELRARAEKALGAQFDIRAFHDEILSGGALPLDVLETRVDNWIAAVKAGTAPAHPVAI
- a CDS encoding sigma-54 dependent transcriptional regulator produces the protein MTRTVLIIDDNPAVGEALSLALSLHEIHALVAMTPEEGLATLQREAVDVVIQDMNFTADTTSGEEGVALFRAIREQHSDLPVILLTAWTHLETAVGLVKAGAADYLAKPWDDNKLLATVENLLELSESTREVTRSRRERRLRRETLQKKYDLDSLVFASEAMARTLDLACQIARSEVSVLITGPNGTGKERIAAIMHANSAVKRGPFVAVNCGALPGELIEAELFGAEAGAYTGANKAREGRFELADGGTLFLDEIGNLPLPGQMKLLRVLETGQFERLGSGKTRHAKVRVLSATNADLKAMIQAGTFREDLYYRLNVIEVNLPALAERNDDILPLADFFLAGRAELGDAAREALLGYPWPGNVRELKNAIERAALLAGGNAITPELLNLPQHVTTAVRNLDEPSREVVEAALHKVGGVVSRAAQQLGLSRQALYRRMERYGLAPAP